Proteins encoded within one genomic window of Deltaproteobacteria bacterium:
- the ugpC gene encoding sn-glycerol-3-phosphate ABC transporter ATP-binding protein UgpC has translation MAGVILKDVAKRFGAVSVIEGLNLEIREHEFMVLVGPSGCGKSTALRMIAGLEAVSGGTITIGNRVVNDVPPKDRDIAMVFQTYALYPHMTVRENLAFGLKMRKVPKVEADRLITEAVQILEISELLERKPKQLSGGQRQRVALGRAIVRKPAVFLFDEPLSNLDAKLRVQMRGEIMKLQQRLQTTSVYVTHDQVEAMTMGHRIAVMKSGKLQQVGTPLEVYERPANLFVADFIGTPPMNFIEATFGDGGTVIVANGFTLPVPHKLTSQAASRVGRRVVAGIRPEHLYGPGKAATQGSIKLDVVVDICETLGDEVIVHGRVGDSVLIFKLDPHRTPEVGSTIDIHVDLDMLHLFDGETEDRITCDSESSNREVAS, from the coding sequence ATGGCAGGCGTAATTTTAAAAGATGTCGCCAAGCGCTTTGGTGCCGTATCAGTTATAGAGGGTTTAAATCTGGAGATCCGTGAACATGAATTTATGGTTCTCGTAGGCCCCTCTGGCTGTGGTAAATCTACGGCATTACGAATGATCGCTGGCTTAGAAGCAGTTAGTGGTGGAACGATTACTATTGGCAATCGTGTAGTTAATGATGTTCCTCCCAAAGATCGCGATATTGCAATGGTTTTTCAAACCTATGCTTTATATCCACATATGACTGTACGTGAGAATTTAGCCTTTGGTCTAAAAATGCGAAAAGTACCAAAGGTTGAAGCTGACCGCTTAATTACTGAAGCTGTACAAATTCTCGAAATTTCTGAATTACTTGAACGTAAGCCAAAGCAATTATCTGGTGGTCAACGTCAGCGTGTTGCGCTTGGCCGTGCTATAGTACGTAAACCAGCAGTATTTTTATTTGACGAGCCACTATCAAATCTCGACGCTAAACTGCGTGTGCAGATGCGTGGCGAGATTATGAAACTGCAGCAACGCTTGCAAACTACCTCTGTATACGTAACTCACGACCAAGTCGAAGCTATGACTATGGGTCATCGTATTGCGGTAATGAAGAGTGGTAAACTGCAGCAAGTCGGTACGCCATTAGAGGTTTATGAGCGTCCAGCAAATCTGTTTGTGGCTGATTTTATTGGTACTCCACCAATGAACTTTATTGAAGCCACCTTCGGAGATGGTGGTACGGTAATTGTGGCAAATGGATTTACTCTGCCAGTACCGCATAAACTAACTTCGCAGGCAGCATCTCGAGTAGGTCGTCGAGTAGTAGCTGGCATTCGTCCAGAGCATCTTTATGGACCTGGCAAGGCAGCAACGCAAGGCTCAATTAAACTTGATGTTGTTGTTGATATTTGTGAGACACTGGGTGATGAAGTTATCGTTCATGGCCGAGTGGGCGATAGTGTGCTTATATTTAAACTTGATCCACATCGTACCCCTGAGGTCGGTTCAACTATCGATATACATGTTGATCTTGATATGTTGCATTTATTTGATGGCGAAACCGAAGACCGAATTACTTGCGATAGCGAATCTAGCAATCGCGAAGTAGCATCCTAA
- a CDS encoding tetratricopeptide repeat protein, which translates to MLSFAFIITIAALSQTATTVAIPSTTESSKLNIIAAAKQARKAFDEGITAKNAGDFSKAEKLFSVVVNLIPSWALAHLELGIALISKNPKDPRAIAAFEQAVNLDSNNARAHFELGSAYQQQNRLDDAVRELLLALEKRTNQIDTMILLASVYSQNNNSDKAIEIYHQILQNKPGHVGALAAMSVCYENLGKLDRAEAALVTIARLHPSVLYHRYRLAEFYERIGEYDKADKIYYELELIDPRQRKMRKLPKARR; encoded by the coding sequence ATGTTGTCGTTTGCATTCATTATTACCATTGCTGCTCTAAGCCAAACTGCTACAACGGTGGCAATACCATCAACAACCGAATCAAGTAAATTAAATATTATTGCTGCGGCCAAACAAGCTCGTAAGGCGTTTGACGAAGGCATAACTGCAAAAAATGCTGGTGATTTTTCTAAAGCAGAGAAACTTTTTTCGGTAGTAGTTAATTTAATACCAAGTTGGGCATTGGCACATCTTGAGCTTGGAATCGCACTTATTTCAAAAAATCCTAAAGATCCTCGTGCTATTGCGGCATTCGAACAAGCAGTAAATCTGGATAGCAATAATGCGCGTGCACATTTTGAGCTTGGCAGTGCCTATCAACAACAAAATCGTCTTGATGACGCCGTGCGCGAGCTGCTGCTAGCACTCGAAAAACGAACAAATCAAATAGATACTATGATATTGTTGGCTTCAGTATATAGCCAAAACAACAATAGCGATAAAGCGATCGAAATATACCACCAAATTCTTCAGAACAAACCTGGGCATGTCGGAGCTTTGGCTGCAATGTCAGTCTGTTATGAAAATTTGGGCAAACTGGATCGTGCCGAAGCCGCTCTTGTAACTATAGCTAGACTGCATCCAAGTGTACTATATCATCGTTATCGCCTAGCTGAGTTTTATGAGCGCATCGGAGAATATGATAAAGCTGATAAAATTTACTACGAACTTGAATTAATCGATCCAAGACAGCGTAAAATGCGTAAACTTCCAAAGGCTAGACGCTGA